The genomic window TCACGAAGTATCTCAATTCCAGAATTCTCTATATCTTCTGAATCAATATATTCGATAACAACTTTAGTTTTATTTTTAATTCCAGCATGATTTAGAGCTTCGATAAGTGATTTATAGGATTCAGTTAAATCAACGTATTTTCCAACCATTCCTATACGAACTGAGTGTTCAGGATGCTGAAGGTCATGTACAATCCCATCCCAAACTGACAAATCGGCGGCAGAGGCTTTTATATCCAAGGCCTCACAAATAATATTATCCAAACCTTGCTCATGTAGCATCTTAGGTATTTTGTATATTGAATCAGCATCCCAGACTGAAATTACGGCTTCTTGAGGAACATTAGAAAAAAGAGAAATTTTTGCTTTTTCATCTTCTGGGATTGGCCTGTCTGCACGACAAAGCAATGCATTTGGATATATACCAATTTCGCGCAATTTTTGGACAGAATGCTGCGTAGGCTTAGTTTTAAGTTCGCCTGCAGATGCAATATATGGTACGAGAGTCAGATGAATAAATGCCGCACCCGTACGCCCGAGTCTTAGGGTCATCTGACGAACAGCCTCTAAAAATGGCAATGACTCTATATCCCCGACTGTACCACCAATTTCTACTATGGCAATGTCCGCCTGCCCATCATAAGCAGATTTCGCACCACGCTCTATAAATTCTTGAATTTCATTTGTGATATGAGGAATAACTTGAACAGTTTTCCCAAGATAGTCTCCTCTACGTTCCTTGCGGAGAACAGACTCATAAATTTGACCAGTAGTAAAGTTGTTAGACTTATGCATTTTCGCTGATATAAAACGCTCATAATGCCCTAAATCCAAGTCAGTCTCTGCCCCATCCTCGGTCACGAAAACCTCACCGTGCTGAAGGGGGCTCATAGTGCCTGGGTCTACGTTAATGTAAGGGTCAAGCTTAAGCATCGTAACTTTAAGACCTCTAGACTCAAGTATCGCTGCCAATGAAGCTGCCGCAATCCCCTTTCCTAGGGATGAAACGACACCACCCGTTACAAAAACATATTTAGTCATAGCATTACCTTCTGGGAAATAAAAATTATATCAATTTTCTAGATTCGGTTATTGATTTTTAAATGATAAAAAAGTCCCTAGTTAAAGCATTTTTTCTCAATTAGGGCATAAACTATTATTTAACTTACAGGACTTGGAATCATTGTATAAGTGGCTTAAATAACATGGGACTACTTTTAAAAATATTGCTATCCCTTCCACTCCTTCTTAGGACAGATGGATTAAGTAATGTTTTTTCTCAAATAGTACATACTCAATGCAATTCAATCCCCTACTCAGGGGCAAACAGCAGTTGCTACTACTTTTACAACGAATTACTTGAAAATATATATACAGAAAAAATATCAACTTTTACAAATGACCCTAACTATGAATCTATAAAATTCTATAAAAACAACTTGGATATAGCTTGCAAATATAATGCTAATAACTATGCTATAGATGGCTACGATGCAAACTGGTATGCATATGAAAACTGTTCTTTCACTAATAATTTGATTCTTTTAAAAAATATATTTATAAATTACAAAAAGGATCCCGATTCTACATTCAGCCCTAATTGCAATTCGTATAAAAATAAAGAAGATATTGCCAAAATACAATATTTGATAAATGCAGAAAAACTTCAAATTGCTGAGGATATAGGTTTTCTTAGGGATGAAGATAACAATGATGTTTATATTGATCAAGAATGGTATGAAACTTACAAATTAAGTCTTCAATATCTAGAAGATATTAAAAAGGATTTGAATAAATTCTATAAATTAGGATGTTTCAATTCCAATATTGAAACACTGATTAATATATTGAGGTATGCCTACAATGATAGTTTAGGGTTATTTTTACTGAACAACGATAAATTTGAAGATCTAGACGAATTAACCTCTCAGCTTTACTTCCCTTGTGACTCAAACTGTAAAAAATTTGATCCTGATATTTGGGTTAAGAATATGAATAATCCCAATATTTCCAAAAGTTGGGTCCAGTACAGTGAGCAATATTGCACCCTTCTAACTGATACATTAGATGGATTTGATGCTCAGGATAAATTAAAAAGTTGTACTTATTCAAAACTCTATCGGTTAAATAATTTTGATGATTATTTAAATCAATTTAAAACTGATGAAACTCTAATTTACACAATAAATAATTTACAGCCATTCATAAATTTAGATATCAGCTACTTTAAAAAGAAAGAAGAGGATTGGATTAATCCATTAAAAAATGCTTTCATAGAGTTTTTCGAACATTACTGCTTAAATAATTCAACTTGCGAAAATAAATTACTTAATATTTTTCTTGAAGACCTATTTGAAATACGCGTGCTTTATAGAAAACTCATTTTCAAAGAAATTGGTTTGAATGAAATCAAATACTAGTCCATTTATAAGAAGCTTGTAGATTTATAATTATGGTTTCTCGATTAGGTACGATTGCCATAGTTGACACCATGCGAAAAATAGCCGTTTCTCAATTGCCTTCAATAACATCCTTACGATGTTTTGAAACCGCCGCCCGACATTTAAGTTTTACGAGTGCCGCTAAGGAATTATTCATGACGCAAAGTGCTGTCGGAAAGCAGGTTGCATTGCTAGAAAGAGTTCTCGATTGTGAACTTTTTATTCGGCACAAGCAACGAATAGAGCTTACCCCGATTGGTGAGAAATTCCTCTACGATACGCAGGATATATTAAAAAAAGTTGAAGATGCTGTTCTTAATGTTCTCTCTCATGGTAATGCAGTTGCTACACTCAATATCATTGCCAACCCTACGTTCTGTGCTCGATGGTTGGTTGTGCTTTTGAAGGGTTTCGGTAAAGCTCATCCAAACATTCACCTAGAATTTCACGATCATTTAGGAGAGTTGGATTCTACAACCATTAGTGACATGGATATAGGCTTTCTGCATGGTTCGGGTGATTGGCCTGGTATGACTAGCATAAAGCTTTTCGACTGTAAATTTGTTCCTGTATGTTCACCAGAACTTGAGACTGATGATTTTGATAAACCTAAATGTTCCGATGGGGTTACTCTAATTCAGACCCGTTTAAGCCCTAGAGCTTGGAATGAATATTTTCAATCCGCAAATGTGAAATGGGAAGGTTTATTTACAGGACCTCGATTTGATTCTTTTTATGATGCAATTCATGCTGCGGTTTGTGGATGTGGTGTGGCCTTAGTTCCTGATGTATTAGTAAAGGAAGAATTACAAACTGGGAAACTTAAGTATGCATGGAATCATAAATTGGATAAAAATTGGGCTTACTTTATGGTACACCCGTCAAATAAAACGGGAGTACCTCATGTAAAAACACTGATAGATTGGATAATTCACAGAATCCAAGAAGATTAAGATACTATCTTAAGTACTTGACCTGCATGATAAATTGCAATACCCGCATCATACAAACCAGAACGCAAACCTCTCATTGAAATCGAATTCTCTTCCATTTTCTTAAATGGCAATGGTATAGCTTCCCGGTTGTCTGTATCAAGGTACTCAGCAAAACATTTGCCCATCATGGTTCCAGTTGTTATGCCACGACCATTGTAGGCAGTTGCCGTTACTATGCCAGGTGCTGGTTCAAAAACTCTCATAATATGATCTTGCGTGAAACCAAATCGACCAGACCATCTATATTGCCATTTGGCTTTAGGGGCTAACTCTGGATAGTATTTTTTAAGCACTGCATTAGCCCATGAAACATAAAGTGATTCTTTACCCTCATGAAAGCCAACTGTACCTAGAAGAACTCGATCCTCCTTATCTCTACGAAATGTAGATAAAGCTAATCGTGTATCCCAAGAGCCCGTGCGATAAGGCATAACTTTGTCAGCATCTGGATCTCCAGACATGGGCTCAGTAGCTATCTGATAGTAACCAACGAAATATATGGATTTCAGGATTTCTGTCCATTCGCCTTCTGTATAGGCATTTGTCCCTATAACTACTTTTTCAGAAGTAACCGAATTAGATTCAGTTTGTACCTGCCATTTTCCATCGGATTTTACAATAGCTTTGACAGAAGTGTGTTCATATATTTTTACACCTAAATTTTTAGCAGCTTTAGCTAATCCCGTAACGTAGGCATATGGGTTAATAGTTCCTGCACGCCTATCAAGCAAAGCTTTTTTTATCGCAGTGGTACCAGTGTACTCAAGACACTTGCTACCTGTGAGAACCTCACAATCCACACCTCTACTAGAGAATTGTTTATATCGGTCATCGACATCTGCTTCGCCTGCAGCATTATGTCCCATATGTAAGTTACCGACCCGCACATCCTGTGCATCAATTTGGAAGCGGTCAATCGTATTCCATACTAGTGATGGGGCATCTCCTAATGCTTTATTCAATATTTCGCCTTGAGTTTCGCCTAAGAAATTATTTAAATCCCTAGGAGTAGCCCAAGTGCCAGCATTTACATAACCCACATTACGTCCAGACCCACCACTTCCGATAATATTAGCTTCTAAAAGAACAACAGAATACCCTTTTTCAGCAAGGTGAATGGCTGCTGATAGGCCAGTATATCCTCCACCAATTATACAAACTTGTGTAGTCTCATCAGTTGAGAGCTTTGGAAAACTCTCAACTTGAGATTTATCAACTATTTCAGGCCATAAATTTTTATCTTCTAGCATAATAATCCCATACTATAGACCTTCCCATTTAGCAGGCTCACGATGACGTAACCTATCGCTTTCTTTAATTTTAGGGAAATATATTCCAGTCACAGCCCATACTAATCCGATTAAAGGACAGAGCCAACAGAAAAATGCATATGGTGCGTAGGATAAGGTAGCTATACCAAGTGTACCCGCCACGAAGCTACCACCCATATTCCATGGAATTAACGGTGAAAGCAATGTACCACAGTCCTCAATTTGTCGAGTAAGATTGGTTTTTTTATATCCTAACTCTTCAAACTTATCTTTATATAGGCGGGCTGGTAGTACTAAAGTAGTAAATACATCACCGATTAGTGCACCTGTACCGATAATTGTTGTGTAGGAAGCTGCCGTAAGTGAAACACGATTCTTAATCCATTTTTCGATTTTTTTCAAGATAGCATTCAGTGTGCCATAGTACTCAACAGCACCAATAAATGATAGGGCTAAGATAGTTAGCAATGTCACCCAAGCCATAGACATAACCCCACCTTTTGAGAGAAGATTGTCTACAACTTCCATGCCAGTAGCACTTTTTACACCATTTTGAAGGACATTAAAAAGCTCTTGAACACTAACGTCTTGAACAAAAATTGCAACTAAACTTCCACTCAAAACACCCAAAAATCCAGCAAATACGGCAGGCATTTTAGTAACAGCTGCGACGATTACTACTAGAGCAGGAATTAATGTGATGATACCTAAATTATAGTTTTTATCCAATGTCTCCTGCATTTCAGTGATTAGGTTCATATCCGCACCAGAAGTGTCATATGTACTTCCAAGCCAAGCATATAAAATTAGAGAAATTATTAGACTAGGTATTGTCGTTGGAAATAAATTAGTTATGTGATCCCATAAATCA from Taylorella equigenitalis ATCC 35865 includes these protein-coding regions:
- a CDS encoding CTP synthase, which produces MTKYVFVTGGVVSSLGKGIAAASLAAILESRGLKVTMLKLDPYINVDPGTMSPLQHGEVFVTEDGAETDLDLGHYERFISAKMHKSNNFTTGQIYESVLRKERRGDYLGKTVQVIPHITNEIQEFIERGAKSAYDGQADIAIVEIGGTVGDIESLPFLEAVRQMTLRLGRTGAAFIHLTLVPYIASAGELKTKPTQHSVQKLREIGIYPNALLCRADRPIPEDEKAKISLFSNVPQEAVISVWDADSIYKIPKMLHEQGLDNIICEALDIKASAADLSVWDGIVHDLQHPEHSVRIGMVGKYVDLTESYKSLIEALNHAGIKNKTKVVIEYIDSEDIENSGIEILRDLDAILVPGGFGKRGTEGKISAIKFARENNVPYLGICLGMQLATIEYARNVAGLEGASSTELDPNTPYPIVALITEWTNKDGSVEQRSQESNLGGTMRKGSQEVPVKSGTLAYSIYGDMVNERHRHRYEVNTNYIDKLEKAGLVISAITPKDHLPEIMEIPGHPWFLGVQFHPEFTSTPRDGHPLFTSFLKAALKHQSNKVK
- a CDS encoding LysR substrate-binding domain-containing protein, which produces MVSRLGTIAIVDTMRKIAVSQLPSITSLRCFETAARHLSFTSAAKELFMTQSAVGKQVALLERVLDCELFIRHKQRIELTPIGEKFLYDTQDILKKVEDAVLNVLSHGNAVATLNIIANPTFCARWLVVLLKGFGKAHPNIHLEFHDHLGELDSTTISDMDIGFLHGSGDWPGMTSIKLFDCKFVPVCSPELETDDFDKPKCSDGVTLIQTRLSPRAWNEYFQSANVKWEGLFTGPRFDSFYDAIHAAVCGCGVALVPDVLVKEELQTGKLKYAWNHKLDKNWAYFMVHPSNKTGVPHVKTLIDWIIHRIQED
- the amaA gene encoding L-pipecolate oxidase; the protein is MLEDKNLWPEIVDKSQVESFPKLSTDETTQVCIIGGGYTGLSAAIHLAEKGYSVVLLEANIIGSGGSGRNVGYVNAGTWATPRDLNNFLGETQGEILNKALGDAPSLVWNTIDRFQIDAQDVRVGNLHMGHNAAGEADVDDRYKQFSSRGVDCEVLTGSKCLEYTGTTAIKKALLDRRAGTINPYAYVTGLAKAAKNLGVKIYEHTSVKAIVKSDGKWQVQTESNSVTSEKVVIGTNAYTEGEWTEILKSIYFVGYYQIATEPMSGDPDADKVMPYRTGSWDTRLALSTFRRDKEDRVLLGTVGFHEGKESLYVSWANAVLKKYYPELAPKAKWQYRWSGRFGFTQDHIMRVFEPAPGIVTATAYNGRGITTGTMMGKCFAEYLDTDNREAIPLPFKKMEENSISMRGLRSGLYDAGIAIYHAGQVLKIVS
- the nhaC gene encoding Na+/H+ antiporter NhaC produces the protein MSSLNNPIQATDPEKEILPSSGNFLLDVLPLIITTILLMIQFLVFKDFTPHVPLAFGLSITGLLIYVRKGRWIDMENHFLKVVRVGLPAILILLIIGMVIGVWIAAGTVPTILYYGFKIFTPSNFLVSLTIICVVISLATGSSWSTTGTIGLAMMGIGTGLNIPPEVTGGAIVSGAFFGDKMSPLSETTNLTPAATGVDLWDHITNLFPTTIPSLIISLILYAWLGSTYDTSGADMNLITEMQETLDKNYNLGIITLIPALVVIVAAVTKMPAVFAGFLGVLSGSLVAIFVQDVSVQELFNVLQNGVKSATGMEVVDNLLSKGGVMSMAWVTLLTILALSFIGAVEYYGTLNAILKKIEKWIKNRVSLTAASYTTIIGTGALIGDVFTTLVLPARLYKDKFEELGYKKTNLTRQIEDCGTLLSPLIPWNMGGSFVAGTLGIATLSYAPYAFFCWLCPLIGLVWAVTGIYFPKIKESDRLRHREPAKWEGL